The genomic window CGAGGCGGCGCTGTCCCAGCTGCCGGACCGGGTGGACGTGCTGGTGAACAACGCGGGCAGCCGCGAGCTGGCCGTCGGAGCGGGACCGCACGGGGTGCTGGCGCGCTGGCGCGGGGACTTCGAGCGCAACGTGCTCACCGCCGTGCTGATCACCGAGTCGCTCCGTGACCGCTTCAGCACCGACAGCGGCCGGGTGGTGACGGTGACCTCGGTGGCCGCCCTGCGCGGCGGCGGTTCGTACGGGGCCTCGAAGGCCGCACTGCACGCCTGGAACCACTCGCTGGCCGCGCAGCTCGGCCCGCAGGGCGTGACCTGCAACATCGTGGCGCCCGGCACGGTCGCCGGCACCGAGTTCTTCGGCTCGCGGCTCAATGACGCCGAGTTGACCCGGCGGGCCGGCCGGACACTGGTGGGACGCGTCGGTCACCCGGCCGACGTGGCCGCCGCGGTGGTCTTCCTCGCGTCGCCCGAGGCGGGTTTCATCACCGGGGAGATCCTGCAGTGCAACGGCGGCGAACTCCTCGGCCGCTGAACTCCCCTTCCGGCGTGGTGTATCCCGCGGGCGTGACCCCCGCGGCGGGCCGTACTACCTGAGGAGTAGCCCCGCTGAAACCTCAGGATGACCTTTCCGGCGAATCGGTGGAAGCGAGGTCAACCCGCTTGCCGTCCCCGCGCACCGCTGTCAGCGTTGTGTAAAGGGGAGGGAAGAGGGGCGGTGGGATGGACGTTGCACTGAGTGTGTCGGCACTTGACTTCACCTCCGGACTCGCCGAGCACCTGCGGGGTGGACACGTCATCTGGGCGTACGCGCTGCTGGCCGCGACGACGGCCCCGCCGCTCGTGCCCAACTCGGTGCTGCTCGTGACCGGCGGCGTGATGGCCGCGGAAGGTCACCTCAATCTCGCACTCGTCCTGCTCGTGGTGGCCGGCAGCGCTGTGCTCGGCGATCTGGTGATGCACCGGACCGGCCGGGCGCTGAGCAGCCGGGTGCTGAACCGCATGCACCGCAGGCCACGCCGCGAGGCCCTGCTCAGGTGGGCCGCGCTGCGCATACAGCGCCATGGCGTGCCGTTCGTGATCGGTGTGC from Streptomyces sp. NBC_01198 includes these protein-coding regions:
- a CDS encoding SDR family NAD(P)-dependent oxidoreductase; the encoded protein is MAQSTAAVRNIVVTGGGTGIGRAVSLRFAEDGHRVTIVGRRREVLHATVEQIRAEHGLDITPVVCDLADPDDVEAALSQLPDRVDVLVNNAGSRELAVGAGPHGVLARWRGDFERNVLTAVLITESLRDRFSTDSGRVVTVTSVAALRGGGSYGASKAALHAWNHSLAAQLGPQGVTCNIVAPGTVAGTEFFGSRLNDAELTRRAGRTLVGRVGHPADVAAAVVFLASPEAGFITGEILQCNGGELLGR